A genomic window from Aricia agestis chromosome 8, ilAriAges1.1, whole genome shotgun sequence includes:
- the LOC121729385 gene encoding uncharacterized protein LOC121729385 isoform X1, which yields MGLNKYSDYGSGSSSESSSPWCLQDTWEEFHSRLRDHDFLRPRSSSFTELDVKSKLEARMQEFKMNGFDSPYDPDEKPQTTIPVLGVGPSYLRQKSWPAPEVTPTQALPRVDWTPLPQPIEVPAVDLPKDPVSESWETITEDQMKVLKTLPSGVLYGLLKQIEQHREVYVNQNKQHQMECRFCKNNGERAPFYRSHSLRARGRVTCPVLRAFVCRRCGAHGDNAHTLKYCPLATADERKQSTAIMHSVRMASGKRRQPAPFDLIDDYMVLRPTPPQVPQEPNSVPQNYAPLDPIWEALERKLML from the exons TCGTCGCCATGGTGTCTCCAGGACACGTGGGAGGAGTTCCACTCGCGGCTGCGCGACCACGACTTCCTCAGGCCGAGGTCTTCCAGCTTCACAGAAC TGGACGTGAAGAGCAAGCTGGAGGCGAGGATGCAGGAGTTCAAAATGAACGGCTTTGACTCCCCGTACGACCCTGACGAGAAACCGCAGACCACTA TTCCAGTGTTGGGTGTTGGGCCGTCGTATCTCCGTCAGAAGTCCTGGCCAGCGCCTGAAGTGACTCCTACACAGGCGCTGCCCAGAGTTGACTGGACACCGTTACCCCAGCCGATTGAAG TTCCAGCAGTGGATCTTCCCAAAGACCCCGTGTCCGAGTCCTGGGAGACAATCACCGAAGACCAGATGAAAGTGCTGAAGACTTTGCCCAGCGGAGTCCTGTACGGGCTGCTGAAGCAGATTGAGCAACACCGGGAAGTGTATGTCAACCAGAATAAACAGCACCAG ATGGAGTGCCGCTTCTGCAAGAACAACGGGGAACGCGCTCCGTTCTATCGCAGTCACTCCCTGCGTGCGCGCGGCCGCGTCACGTGCCCCGTGTTACGCGCGTTCGTGTGCCGGCGGTGCGGCGCGCACGGCGATAACGCGCATACACTGAAGTACTGCCCGCTGGCTACTGCTGACG AACGCAAGCAGTCCACAGCGATAATGCACAGCGTCCGCATGGCGTCCGGCAAGCGCCGCCAGCCAGCGCCATTTGACCTCATCGACGACTACATGGTGCTTCGTCCCACACCGCCCCAAGTGCCCCAGGAGCCCAACTCTGTGCCCCAAAACTACGCCCCACTCGACCCCATCTGGGAGGCGTTGGAGAGGAAGCTCATGCTTTAG
- the LOC121729385 gene encoding uncharacterized protein LOC121729385 isoform X4 produces MGLNKYSDYGSGSSSESSSPWCLQDTWEEFHSRLRDHDFLRPRSSSFTELDVKSKLEARMQEFKMNGFDSPYDPDEKPQTTIPVLGVGPSYLRQKSWPAPEVTPTQALPRVDWTPLPQPIEVDLPKDPVSESWETITEDQMKVLKTLPSGVLYGLLKQIEQHREVYVNQNKQHQMECRFCKNNGERAPFYRSHSLRARGRVTCPVLRAFVCRRCGAHGDNAHTLKYCPLATADERKQSTAIMHSVRMASGKRRQPAPFDLIDDYMVLRPTPPQVPQEPNSVPQNYAPLDPIWEALERKLML; encoded by the exons TCGTCGCCATGGTGTCTCCAGGACACGTGGGAGGAGTTCCACTCGCGGCTGCGCGACCACGACTTCCTCAGGCCGAGGTCTTCCAGCTTCACAGAAC TGGACGTGAAGAGCAAGCTGGAGGCGAGGATGCAGGAGTTCAAAATGAACGGCTTTGACTCCCCGTACGACCCTGACGAGAAACCGCAGACCACTA TTCCAGTGTTGGGTGTTGGGCCGTCGTATCTCCGTCAGAAGTCCTGGCCAGCGCCTGAAGTGACTCCTACACAGGCGCTGCCCAGAGTTGACTGGACACCGTTACCCCAGCCGATTGAAG TGGATCTTCCCAAAGACCCCGTGTCCGAGTCCTGGGAGACAATCACCGAAGACCAGATGAAAGTGCTGAAGACTTTGCCCAGCGGAGTCCTGTACGGGCTGCTGAAGCAGATTGAGCAACACCGGGAAGTGTATGTCAACCAGAATAAACAGCACCAG ATGGAGTGCCGCTTCTGCAAGAACAACGGGGAACGCGCTCCGTTCTATCGCAGTCACTCCCTGCGTGCGCGCGGCCGCGTCACGTGCCCCGTGTTACGCGCGTTCGTGTGCCGGCGGTGCGGCGCGCACGGCGATAACGCGCATACACTGAAGTACTGCCCGCTGGCTACTGCTGACG AACGCAAGCAGTCCACAGCGATAATGCACAGCGTCCGCATGGCGTCCGGCAAGCGCCGCCAGCCAGCGCCATTTGACCTCATCGACGACTACATGGTGCTTCGTCCCACACCGCCCCAAGTGCCCCAGGAGCCCAACTCTGTGCCCCAAAACTACGCCCCACTCGACCCCATCTGGGAGGCGTTGGAGAGGAAGCTCATGCTTTAG
- the LOC121729385 gene encoding uncharacterized protein LOC121729385 isoform X3, with product MGLNKYSDYGSGSSSESSSPWCLQDTWEEFHSRLRDHDFLRPRSSSFTELDVKSKLEARMQEFKMNGFDSPYDPDEKPQTTMLGVGPSYLRQKSWPAPEVTPTQALPRVDWTPLPQPIEVPAVDLPKDPVSESWETITEDQMKVLKTLPSGVLYGLLKQIEQHREVYVNQNKQHQMECRFCKNNGERAPFYRSHSLRARGRVTCPVLRAFVCRRCGAHGDNAHTLKYCPLATADERKQSTAIMHSVRMASGKRRQPAPFDLIDDYMVLRPTPPQVPQEPNSVPQNYAPLDPIWEALERKLML from the exons TCGTCGCCATGGTGTCTCCAGGACACGTGGGAGGAGTTCCACTCGCGGCTGCGCGACCACGACTTCCTCAGGCCGAGGTCTTCCAGCTTCACAGAAC TGGACGTGAAGAGCAAGCTGGAGGCGAGGATGCAGGAGTTCAAAATGAACGGCTTTGACTCCCCGTACGACCCTGACGAGAAACCGCAGACCACTA TGTTGGGTGTTGGGCCGTCGTATCTCCGTCAGAAGTCCTGGCCAGCGCCTGAAGTGACTCCTACACAGGCGCTGCCCAGAGTTGACTGGACACCGTTACCCCAGCCGATTGAAG TTCCAGCAGTGGATCTTCCCAAAGACCCCGTGTCCGAGTCCTGGGAGACAATCACCGAAGACCAGATGAAAGTGCTGAAGACTTTGCCCAGCGGAGTCCTGTACGGGCTGCTGAAGCAGATTGAGCAACACCGGGAAGTGTATGTCAACCAGAATAAACAGCACCAG ATGGAGTGCCGCTTCTGCAAGAACAACGGGGAACGCGCTCCGTTCTATCGCAGTCACTCCCTGCGTGCGCGCGGCCGCGTCACGTGCCCCGTGTTACGCGCGTTCGTGTGCCGGCGGTGCGGCGCGCACGGCGATAACGCGCATACACTGAAGTACTGCCCGCTGGCTACTGCTGACG AACGCAAGCAGTCCACAGCGATAATGCACAGCGTCCGCATGGCGTCCGGCAAGCGCCGCCAGCCAGCGCCATTTGACCTCATCGACGACTACATGGTGCTTCGTCCCACACCGCCCCAAGTGCCCCAGGAGCCCAACTCTGTGCCCCAAAACTACGCCCCACTCGACCCCATCTGGGAGGCGTTGGAGAGGAAGCTCATGCTTTAG
- the LOC121729385 gene encoding uncharacterized protein LOC121729385 isoform X2, whose protein sequence is MGLNKYSDYGSGSSSESSSPWCLQDTWEEFHSRLRDHDFLRPRSSSFTELDVKSKLEARMQEFKMNGFDSPYDPDEKPQTTIPVLGVGPSYLRQKSWPAPEVTPTQALPRVDWTPLPQPIEAVDLPKDPVSESWETITEDQMKVLKTLPSGVLYGLLKQIEQHREVYVNQNKQHQMECRFCKNNGERAPFYRSHSLRARGRVTCPVLRAFVCRRCGAHGDNAHTLKYCPLATADERKQSTAIMHSVRMASGKRRQPAPFDLIDDYMVLRPTPPQVPQEPNSVPQNYAPLDPIWEALERKLML, encoded by the exons TCGTCGCCATGGTGTCTCCAGGACACGTGGGAGGAGTTCCACTCGCGGCTGCGCGACCACGACTTCCTCAGGCCGAGGTCTTCCAGCTTCACAGAAC TGGACGTGAAGAGCAAGCTGGAGGCGAGGATGCAGGAGTTCAAAATGAACGGCTTTGACTCCCCGTACGACCCTGACGAGAAACCGCAGACCACTA TTCCAGTGTTGGGTGTTGGGCCGTCGTATCTCCGTCAGAAGTCCTGGCCAGCGCCTGAAGTGACTCCTACACAGGCGCTGCCCAGAGTTGACTGGACACCGTTACCCCAGCCGATTGAAG CAGTGGATCTTCCCAAAGACCCCGTGTCCGAGTCCTGGGAGACAATCACCGAAGACCAGATGAAAGTGCTGAAGACTTTGCCCAGCGGAGTCCTGTACGGGCTGCTGAAGCAGATTGAGCAACACCGGGAAGTGTATGTCAACCAGAATAAACAGCACCAG ATGGAGTGCCGCTTCTGCAAGAACAACGGGGAACGCGCTCCGTTCTATCGCAGTCACTCCCTGCGTGCGCGCGGCCGCGTCACGTGCCCCGTGTTACGCGCGTTCGTGTGCCGGCGGTGCGGCGCGCACGGCGATAACGCGCATACACTGAAGTACTGCCCGCTGGCTACTGCTGACG AACGCAAGCAGTCCACAGCGATAATGCACAGCGTCCGCATGGCGTCCGGCAAGCGCCGCCAGCCAGCGCCATTTGACCTCATCGACGACTACATGGTGCTTCGTCCCACACCGCCCCAAGTGCCCCAGGAGCCCAACTCTGTGCCCCAAAACTACGCCCCACTCGACCCCATCTGGGAGGCGTTGGAGAGGAAGCTCATGCTTTAG